A window from Gasterosteus aculeatus chromosome 14, fGasAcu3.hap1.1, whole genome shotgun sequence encodes these proteins:
- the tjp2a gene encoding tight junction protein ZO-2a isoform X11 gives MKTVLSLHRKWAHAVKTIRILQGLNPVMEETVWEQYTVTLQRDPKMGFGIAVSGGRDNPNEESGETSIVVSDVLQGGPADGFLFENDRVIQVNAISMEGALHSVAVQTLRKCGKVAKITVKRPRKVPVNMLNRPPSPDDRVFNNDYNEDYNYEQDRRSVYSGRSAVGRDHSPDRERGYADSGYQTRERDYERRERGRSVERDLSPDRPYRRDGSRGRTLDRERSPDRSYKGDPSPDRRFRSEHALDRGHSPDRRYRSERALDRPVSPDRRYRSERMLDRADSPDMRYGREGHSPPRGRDHSFERGRQRVHSDPRKYEEPMKRSGSRDRLERSPSPAAMPIPLARPTRDMQPLDKPMNVLLLKNRPNEEYGLRLGSQLFIKEMTSTGLACRDGNLQEGDIILKINGTATENLSLSDAGKLIEKSRGKLQLVVQRDKQQVLIRVPPMADSDSELDDISEIESYRSYSPQDERRGLPSDLSSHSSNERLREKPREDPPNRLAKMGAMPTPFRGPDRAAEDTPPLKAEREEPRSETPPVPAVTAAPRLHAAPKLPLKPSIEDQELFGPNTVMVRFQKGDSVGMRLAGGNDVGIFIAGVQEDSAAEQEGLRTGDQIMKVNNMDFRAMVREDAVLYLLEIPKGEDVTILAQSKPEVYKDILASGRGDSFFIRTHFEYEKEAPQSLPFTRGEIFKVTDTLYDGKLGNWLAIRSDKDNQLREKGIIPNKSRAEQMSNVQNAARVASGNDRGDFWRLRGQRAAKKKDLRKSREDLTAAPVTTKFPAYERVVLREAGFRRPVVIFGPISDAVNEKLGNDLPSEFVVAKTEPKDAGSEKSSGVVRLNTIRQIIEQDRHALLDVTPKAVDTLNYTQWYPIVLFLNPDSKQGVKTMRNRLVPGSSRSARKLFEQAVKLRKTCSHLFTATIDLNSANDAWYGSVKDSIREQQERAVWVCEGKLDGSEEDLDLHDDGVSYLSAMSADYLSMDSRLTSDYEDTADEGGAYTDNELDEPLDEPQPVSAISRSSEPVLSDEKPHPEPRGRMKRSGSRERLDREPSPPIPPFVPEPPKVRVQARTDSSRSYDSRSSSTISSDVAGVNRPLPPPVALKPTAHRPSHPSEERRPGDEDPANTSFQGKIKAFEKMDHLARAQRILELQEAENARLEIAQKHPDIYAVPVKQPKPNLHRPQPIGKP, from the exons gATCCAAAGATGGGCTTTGGCATCGCCGTGTCGGGGGGGCGAGACAACCCAAACGAGGAAAGTGGAGAGACCTCCATCGTTGTGTCCGACGTCCTGCAGGGAGGACCGGCGGACGGCTTTTTGTT TGAGAATGACCGAGTGATACAGGTGAACGCCATCTCCATGGAGGGGGCCCTCCACTCCGTCGCTGTGCAGACCCTCAGGAAGTGCGGCAAAGTGGCAAAAATT ACCGTCAAGAGGCCGAGGAAGGTTCCAGTAAACATGCTGAACCGCCCGCCGTCACCCGATGACCGAGTCTTCAACAACGACTACAACGAAGATTACAACTACGAGCAGGACCGGCGCAGCGTCTACAGCGGGCGCAGCGCGGTGGGCCGGGACCACAGCCCGGACAGGGAGCGCGGCTACGCGGACTCCGGCTACCAGACGCGCGAGCGGGACTACGAGCGGCGGGAACGTGGCCGCAGCGTGGAGAGGGACCTGAGCCCGGACCGGCCGTACAGGAGAGACGGCAGCAGAGGGCGCACGCTGGACCGAGAGCGCAGCCCCGACCGGTCATACAAGGGCGACCCCAGTCCGGACAGACGGTTCCGCAGCGAGCACGCGCTGGACCGAGGCCACAGCCCCGACCGCCGCTACCGCAGCGAGCGAGCCCTGGACCGGCCGGTCAGCCCGGACCGGCGCTACCGCAGCGAGCGGATGCTGGACCGGGCCGACAGCCCCGACATGCGCTACGGGCGGGAAGGCCACAGCCCGCCGCGGGGCCGCGACCACAGCTTCGAGCGGGGGCGCCAGCGCGTGCACAGCGACCCGAGGAAGTACGAGGAGCCGATGAAGAGGAGCGGCAGCAGGGACCGCCTGGAGCGCTCGCCGTCGCCCGCGGCCATGCCCATCCCACTGGCGCGCCCCACCCGGGACATGCAGCCCCTGGACAAACCCATGaacgtgctgctgctgaagaaccGGCCCAACGAAG AGTACGGCCTTCGTCTTGGCAGTCAGCTCTTCATCAAAGAGATGACGAGCACAGGACTGGCCTGCAGAGATGGGAACCTGCAGGAAGGGGACATTATACTAAAG atTAACGGCACGGCCACGGAAAACCTGTCACTCAGCGACGCAGGGAAGCTCATCGAGAAGTCCCGCGGGAAGCTGCAGCTGGTGGTGCAGAGAGACAAGCAGCAAGTGCTGATCCGAGTCCCCCCGATGGCCGACAGCGACTCGGAGCTCGATG ATATCTCCGAGATCGAGTCGTACCGCTCCTACTCTCCACAGGACGAGCGGCGGGGCCTCCCCTCGGacctctcctcccactcctccaaTGAGCGGCTCAGGGAGAAGCCTAG AGAGGACCCACCCAACAGGCTGGCAAAAATGGGTGCCATGCCAACGCCATTCAGAGGTCCAGACAGGGCTGCAGAAGACACGCCCCCTTTGAAGGCGGAGAGGGAGGAGCCACGATCAGAAACTCCCCCAG TGCCCGCCGTCACTGCTGCCCCGAGGCTTCATGCGGCTCCTAAGCTGCCTCTCAAGCCGAGCATAGAGGACCAGGAACTTTTTGG GCCGAACACCGTGATGGTGCGGTTCCAGAAAGGGGACAGCGTGGGCATGAGGCTGGCAGGGGGCAATGACGTAGGCATCTTCATCGCTGGCGTTCAGGAGGACAGCGCGGCTGAGCAGGAGGGACTCCGCACAGGAGATCAGATCATGAAG GTGAACAACATGGACTTCCGAGCCATGGTGCGTGAGGATGCTGTCCTCTACCTCCTGGAGATTCCCAAAGGAGAAGATGTGACCATTCTGGCTCAAAGCAAACCTGAAG tGTACAAAGACATTTTGGCATCGGGCCGAGGGGATTCCTTCTTCATCAGGACCCACTTTGAGTACGAGAAGGAGGCCCCTCAGAGCCTTCCTTTCACCAGAGGAGAGATCTTCAAAGTGACGGACACACTTTACGACGGCAAGCTCGGCAACTGGCTGGCGATCCGCTCCGACAAAGACAACCAGTTGCGGGAGAAAGGAATCATCCCCAACAAGAGCAG AGCGGAGCAAATGTCCAACGTCCAGAATGCTGCTCGGGTGGCGTCGGGCAACGACAGGGGAGACTTCTGGAGGCTGAGAGGTCAAAGGGCGGCCAAGAAGAAAGACTTGCGCAAGAGCCGCGAGGACCTGACGGCGGCTCCAGTCACCACCAAGTTCCCTGCATATGAGAGGGTGGTCCTACGCGAAG CTGGCTTCAGGAGGCCCGTGGTGATATTCGGGCCCATTTCCGACGCGGTGAATGAAAAATTGGGCAACGATCTGCCGAGCGAGTTTGTCGTCGCTA AAACGGAGCCCAAGGACGCGGGAAGTGAGAAGTCCTCCGGAGTGGTGAGATTAAACACCATCAGGCAGATCATTGAGCAG GACCGTCATGCCCTGCTGGATGTGACTCCCAAAGCTGTGGACACTCTGAACTACACACAGTGGTACCCCATCGTCCTCTTCCTGAACCCGGACAGCAAGCAAGGCGTCAAAACCATGAGGAACCGCCTGGTACCCGGATCCAGCCGCAGCGCACGCAAACTGTTTGAGCAGGCCGTCAAGCTGAGGAAGACCTGCTCACACCTTTTCACAG CGACCATTGACCTGAACTCGGCCAATGACGCGTGGTACGGCAGCGTGAAAGACTCAATccgggagcagcaggagagagccGTGTGGGTGTGCGAGGGCAAG TTGGACGGTTCAGAGGAGGACCTGGATCTCCACGACGACGGCGTGTCCTACCTGTCGGCGATGAGCGCGGACTACCTGAGCATGGACAGCCGCCTCACCAGCGACTACGAAGACACGGCGGACGAGGGCGGGGCCTACACCGACAACGAGCTGGACGAGCCGCTGGACGAGCCCCAGCCGGTGTCCGCCATCAGCCGGTCCTCGGAGCCCGTGCTGTCAGATGAG AAACCTCATCCTGAACCCCGGGGTCGAATGAAGAGGTCGGGGAGCAGAGAGAGGCTGGACAGAGAGCCCAGCCCTCCCATCCCCCCCTTTGTCCCTGAACCTCCCAAG GTGCGGGTTCAGGCTCGGACTGACTCATCGCGCAGCTATGACTCGCgctccagcagcaccatcagcagCGACGTGGCGGGCGTAAACAGGCCGCTTCCCCCTCCTGTGGCCCTGAAGCCCACCGCGCACCGTCCGAGCCACCCGTCGGAGGAGCGGCGCCCGGGAGACGAGGACCCCGCCAACACATCCTTCCAGGGCAAG ATTAAAGCTTTCGAGAAAATGGACCATCTGGCCCGAGCTCAGAGGATCCTGGAGCTGCAAGAGGCGGAAAATGCCAGA TTGGAAATCGCCCAGAAGCATCCTGACATCTACGCCGTGCCAGTGAAACAACCCAAACCCAACCTCCACCGGCCTCAGCCAATAGG GAAACCCTAA